From the Scyliorhinus canicula chromosome 4, sScyCan1.1, whole genome shotgun sequence genome, the window tgtcaAATATAAACTATAAATTACATGTAAAATGACAGATACAATTAAGATAAATCTTATGGATTGCAGCCTCTTACATCACAAAGATCATCCtctctaaagggcattaatgaattAGTTGAGGTATTACAGCAATTAAAcagcttcatggtcacttttactgTTACCTGCTATTGATTCCAATCTAATTCCCAAACTACCAATGTGGAATTTAAACTCCTgctttctggattattagtctggatttctggattactagtccagtagtaACTTTCTGAGTTTTACTCATAGGTAGCACACATGTTTTTTTGTGCTCGAGAAAGCAgtcatttacaacacagaaagcaAAAAAAGACAAGCCAATAAACAAAAGGATTAAACCTAAATGTTTTAATGATCAGAGCCAAAGGAACCAGAAAACAAAATTGTCTGAGCCAGTATCATTTCtactctaataatctttattattgtcacaagcacactgcaatgaagtttaatAGATTTCCTAACGTTGAATGCATCCATTTTACATTTTCTAAGAAGCAACTTTGTGAAAATCACAGTAGTTCATTGGTTCATTGGGTAATTGCAGGTTTAACTGAGGAGGAGTTACTATTGTCGCTGAGGAACACATGTCGATGAAGAGGGAAGGGGTGCAAAAATAGTTTCTTGGAGAGTGCTAATGATGCAGGggtggaagagaagccattgctggAGATGCATCAGCTATCAATGGCAAGGTAGAAAAGAAACCAAGCAAGGACGATCCAAGAGAGTTGGACAATAAATGAAATGTCGGAGAAGGATAAGGATGGATGAAGCACCACAGGTACAATCACAGAATATTGTTAACAATTTTGGTTTGGTTAATTTTGCTTGGGGCAATATTATTAGGAGAAATACCTCTCCAAATTTCCCCTGACAAAACCTGGAACCCCAATGAAAAGTTAAATGGGTAGCTAAAtgatgggtttaggtatttccaGTATAACTTTCCATTCATTGTTTAAGATTAGTCACCTGTCTTTTCTAAAATAACCAAGAAGGATGCATTAGGTTGCTGAAGTGTCACTCACCAAAGATTAGACAACAGTGGCCACTTCTTTGAGGGGATTACAAAACTATAACAAAGAATGAAACATATAtacttaaataataataatattatgtgTCCACGATACACTGCAGATAACTTTGTTGTCTGTGAACTGTATCTAAGTGTGAAATTGTGATTTATGTATTTTTACTATGAACTGTATGGATACTTAAAGAGAACAGAGGCAGTCTGGTTGCATGAGTGGATGAatagcagatgaaattcaatgcataGAAGTGTGAAGGATTGAAAGGAGATACTGATTTCAGGTGACTGAGAAAAGAAGTAACAGAGACATGAGAAACCCCCTTTTTACATAGCGGATGTGCTGTCTGAAAGTATGATGAAGACAGATTCAATCATGCCTTTGAAAAGGGAATTTGAAAGGTGAGTTGCTCTTGAATTGGGtcacaaatggcctcctgtggtcTAACTACTCCATGAAGTTTAACAAAGAAGTTGAAGTTGGAATTGAggtggaatgggcagcacggtggcgcagtggttagcattgctaccccACAGCGCCCAggtcaggttcgatcctggctctgggtcactgtctgtgtggagttttcacatcccccccccccccatttgcgtgggtttcgccccacaacccaaagatgtgcagggtaggtggattggccacactaaattggaaaaactgaattgggaatTGAGATGGAATATGCATGCGTCCTGCCGGCTCAGGTGAGATACCTGGGGGGTTGACTGACGCGCGTGCGCGCTGTCGGCCCAGGTGAGACTCCCGCGCCCGCTGGCTGTCGCGCGTGCGCGCTGCCGGCTCAGGTGGGCAGTCGCCTCGCTGGCAGAGAGTATAGACCTGGGGTCGCTGCTGCAATGAGGTGAGAACCGCGGACACGGTTTTGCGATGTTGTAACATCGCTCCCTCCAGCTCGAGATTCCGGCCTGTCACTGATGAAGTTCTCGCCGTTCCTCAAGATCAGAGGAGCGGGTTTAAGGGACGCGGGCCGCGGTGCTGAGGCCTGCTCTCGAGGCTGCTGGGCGGCTGCAGAGAGACGGCAAATGTCGGCTATGTTGAGAGGGTCTGGCCTCTAACTAATTGCTGCGCATCCATGTCGATCAATAAGCCCCACgatttttattccttttttgCTTTTCCTGTACATAACCTGAGTATATTTATCCATTTTCACGTCTTGGGTGGTTTTGATTGCTTGTATCCCAATTCAACAAGCCATGTTTCTTTGAAAGCTTATTTTCAAACAAATATGAAATTCAGGTAGAGGAACTATGGCGGCTTGATAAGTCAATGATTGCTTTATGTACTCGgccactgaaaacaaaacaaaacttaaGCTGTGTAAACTCTGGTTTCTATGCTTTACTTAGCTTCGCCCCTCCAGGTCATCCAATAAAACTAGCTCTATGTCCAAGTGTGGCTACAGTTTACATTGTTTCAGCCATCTGCACTAGCTTTAGTAGAAAATGCCTTGCATTCTCATTCATGCAAGACAAGTAAATGCACTTCGTGTCTGTTGTGGTTGAAACTTTCATTGTACCCAAGCTGTGGCTGGTCAGTGATTTCAACTAGACAGCACAGCCACTCCTGCTGGAACACGTGTGGATGTTGGGTGAGAACAGGGTGATGGTAATCTTTCACAAACTGAAAATGCACTCACAGTTCGGATACTATCTATGTAGACAGAAGCAGTGTTAATGTTTCAGTTCCATAACAGTCCATCAGAGTTCTCTTTATAAACAGCCTGCCAAAAGATGCTGAATCTATTCTTTTCTGTCTAATTGTAATCGGAGAATTGGCTGCAATTACTTCACATCCCATCTGTGCACTGTTACCtcagctgtccccccccccccccccccccccccccaaacggatCTATCTGTTGCCCCCTACTATTTCTCAAATACATGCTGCTCATTTGGAAAATCATCTGAAAACAGTGTCACTTTCCACAAATAATGAGATCACCCAACTCTACATCACCACACCTCTCAACACCTCCACTGTctttaaattatcagactgcatttctgacatccagtactggatgtgcaGAAATTTCCTTTAAATATTACAAAGACTGAAGTCATTGTCTTCAGCCTCCACCACAAGCTCTCTCATCACTAATCCCATCTCACTCCCTAGCAACTGTCTGAAGCTAAACCAGACTGTTCACAATCTTGTTGTCATACTTGACCCCGAGTTGAGCTATGAccatttaaaaattatatttaatggACCTTTTATTGCTCACCTCCACTTGCCATTGAGAGGTTTgtgatgaactgccttcttgaaacttCCACTCACCTTCATGGCTCAGCCACATGACTTCCTCGATTTTCCTACACAGTGACTGGGTGTATGCCTGGCCTGTGCCAAGTTGGTACATAAACATCCCAGGTCTGTTCGGCATTCACCAATGGAAGTGCTTCCTAAGGTTAAACGGCATTTTGAGCTCTCCATATACCCCTTTGCTGTTTCTCAGCATCAATCCAGTGAGTTCAGGGCTGTCCTACCAGAGTGCCCTCTCCACAATCACCATTGTTGCCATGGAAGAGGGGGACCTTGCAATCCAAAGTTTGGGAACCGCTGTTATAACATATTCCTATATTTTAATTTTTGATGATGGTGGCTGAATAGGATTAAGATATTTTTATAAGTAAAATTTTATTATCCATAATGTTTTTTTATATTGTATTAGTTATGTTCTCTTTGTCTTTCAGCAAAATGGTAAGAGATCTAGGAATTTTATCTTGGATGCAGCAGATGGGTGGTTAGGAGCCTGCACAATTTACCattcaattattttaaatattgtaCTTGATATCCACAGATTTACAAGGCGACTGTTTGGTGGCAGAACACTTCCCTCTTATTTAGTGATGGCTGTCCTAATTGTCTTTATTGTGGGAGCTGCTCTGACCATGTTATTGCCCAAAGTTGTGGAAAGTGGAGCTGTTGTTGACCGTAGGGAGCAGGTTTACCAGAGAACTGATGCTCAAAATTCCTTCACCATTATCATGCAGTCCTACAACAGGACAGACCTGCTTCTTAAACTGCTGAATCATTATCAGGCCATTCCAAATCTACACAAAATCATTGTGGTTTGGAATAGCGTTGGAataaaagtcccaaaagacttgtgGGATTCACTGGGACCACATCCCATCCCTGTTATTTTTAAGGAACAGACTGTGAATAGAATGCGGAACCGACTGGAGCCGATTCTGGAACTGGAAACCAAAGGTAAGGTTTTGTGAAATGTTAAAACACTATTATGTTACTGTTGGGCTCAATTAGCTGCATCTGGTTTTTACCTGTTCTTTCCCCAGTGCTCTTAAATCTATATTAGAGTGTATTTTTGTAACTTGTGTTCAATGAAAACTTTGCATTGGACTCCCTCTCTAAAGGTGTCTTTCTAATCTTTCCTCAGTTACAGTCCACATCTGGTTTTCATATTCTTTTAACTTAATTTCTGAGAAATAGTTGGTGATGTTGAGGTGTTTATTTTTGCAGAAGTGGGTTCAAGGTCACCAAACTTGTGTTTTCAATATTATGATTATAATTAACAAAAGTTAATTCAAACAAATTCTTTCATTATGGTGAAAGATCCAAAAACAAGAAAATATAGTTAAGGCTTAGATAGTTTGGAGTAAGCAGGGCAAAAACCTTTTACGTAAAAAGGTTAGACAgatgcaataaatgctgatcttgccagtgatgccacGCCTCGTGAACGAATAACTAAACAAAAACTGATGTCGCAGGAGGCCATTAAATGGGGAGTATAAATGTGTTCAAAAAGCAAATGCATTTCTAGAGCAaagattgggttggattggatttgtttattgtcacggatactgaggtacagtgaaaagtatttttctgcgagcagctaaacagatcattaagttcaagggaagaaaagaaaatacataatagggcaacacaaggtatacaatgtaacgacataagcactggcatcagatgaagcttacagggtgtagtgttaatgaggtcagtccataagagggtcatttaggagtcaggtaacagcgggaaagaagctatttttgagtctgttcgtgcgtgttctcagacttctgtatctcctgcccgatggaagaagttggaagagcgagtaagccgggtggggggggtctttgattatgctgcccgctttccccaggaagcgggaggtgcaaatggagtcaatggatgggaggcaggttcgcgtgatggactgggcgttgttcacgactctctgaggtttcttgtggtcctgggctaagcagttgccataccaggctgtgatgcagccagataggatgctttctatggtgcatctgtaaaagttggccagggttaatatggacatgctgaattcccttagtttcctgaggaagtataggcgctgttgcgctttcttggtggtagtgtcgacgtgcgtggaccaggacagatttttggagatgagcACCCCTAGGAAtgtgaagctgctaaccatctccacctcggccctgttgatgctgacaggagtgtgtacagtaatttgattcctgaagtcaatgacctgctctttagttttgctggcattgagagagagattgttgtcgctacacctctccactaggttctctatctccctcctgtattctcggccgggattctgtagtggagtggcgccaaccactccggcgttgggccgccccaaaggtgcggaattctccacacctttgggggctagtccCGTGCCGgactggttggcgccacgccgactggcgccaaaaccggcgccaatggcctttgatgaATGccggccggggctggccgaaagacctttgccagttcgcgcatgcgccggtgcatcaggtgccgctgacgtcatctccggcgcatgcgcggtaggggggttctcttccgtctccgccatggtggaggccgtggcagcggcggaagaaaaagagtgcccccacggcactggcccgccggccaatcggtggaccccgatcgagggcctgggcaccgtgggggcaccccctggggtccgatcggcccattcgcgccgccgatcccgccgccaccagaggtgattgaaaccacggcggcgggattggcctctcagcggcgggacttcggcctatcgcgggccggagaatcgccacggggggcacgctgatcggtgcggcgcgattcccgccccagccaattcccgggtggcggagcattccggccacggcgggggcaggattttcacgggaccctgcgggggggtcggagaatttcgcccctgattcgtcgttattcgagatcgaTTGATTGATGAGTAAATCAAACTGAGACCAGTGTAAACTAGACCAACTTTTTGGAAAATGGTCTTCTGTACTTCTGTATTTCAAATACTTGCATTTTCTCCTTGATCCTTTTGGAATATTTTTGTGAACTATTATCTAAATCTATTGTAGAATTATTTGTTTGATTATAAAGCAACATTTTCATGTGATTTCCCTTTTTTACAGCTGTCTTGATGCTTGATGATGATATTTTAATTAGCGCCTATGACCTTGATTTTGCCTACTCAGTGTGGCAGGTATGTGACCAAATGTTTTCTGGACTGGGTGGTGGCTGTTCTGTTTCAGACAGCAGAATGCACCaaggaaaaaaatacattttgtgagGAACCATAAATCCATTTTATCCAGTGATGGTATGGATAATATTAAAAAAGAGTGAGGCATCAGTTTTAAACATCACTGCTGATTAATGCCTGCTCAGTGCAATAGGTTTGCTTTTAAATATTTTCCTGACTGGTTTGATAGTTGCTTGCTTATTTTGAAGATAACTTTTTCTAAGTCCTTTCACCTTGATTTAACAACAAATCTTGCTTTGTGTTGTTAAGAACACCACTGATGTTAAATACAAGGGTATCTCAAAAGCCTGAAGGATAATTTGGAACACCGGTTCTTAGTGGTGAATATTTCTAATTTGGTATACTGTAAGAAAAGATATGTAAAGGAGGAATAGTCTGGTTGTTTTGTGAtcaaaagaatatttattaacttaaaacttAACGCACAATcagaaggactataatacactacaACAGTACACTTAACTCTGCTGATGGCTATACACACAGTGTTACAGGAAGTTACCTGTTTGTTCCCAAGTACCTatgtttcctgaactctgagatgccccttgttcccaaataacatccaatgttggggacttccggtggcggccatggagtgtgtGGTTGCACACAGGGCATCTCCGGCTCGAAGGCGTTGGTTTGGGCACTTTATACCAGTTAGTGATGTAGCACTGGCAGGATTTGGTGCAAAAGGTGTAGAGGGAGAGGTTCTCCCCAGGATTGGGATGTGTACTGGCTACCAGACCCAGCAAAAAAACAGTCAACGACCTGgctaaggaactggaggggacctgTGGTGCAGCAGCAATTGTCAatatggcagagggggaagggtcaaTGCCAGTGGGGAAagtcccagatggaacagttgatggccttcatcaaagaTAGATTTTGACAGTGCTTGCTTCGGCAGCACATATACTAAAATTGGAACAATACACAGAAGAAGATGAATTTCGACAGGAAAGGAAGGCGATGTATGGGGATTGGTCGAAGGCTATCAAGGGAGCATCAGCACCAGCGAGGATCGATGGACCGTGTAGAGAAGTGCCTTGAGGCACAAGGGATGAAAATACAAGCGGTGGAGACGATGGTGTCTGACCAGTGACTGGATTGTGTCCTTGGAGGTGGGGGTCCTGGGGGACTTATGCAAGTTGCTGAGGGTGACGGTGGATGAGcaagaaaacagatccaggtagCAGAACTTACAGATTGTGGGGTTGCTAGAAGGTGTGGAAGGAACAAGCGCCACAAAATACATGTCAAGGATGTGagccagactggtggagcagggaGTGCTGGATAAGCACCCAGAGGTGGACATGGCCCACAGGTCTTAAAGACAGAGGCCGAGAGCAGCTGGTGATTGTGTGGATGTACAAATTCGTGGAGAAGGAAAAGATCCTatgatgggccagggagaagcaagactgtgaatgggaggggaacaatgtCCGAATATATCAGGATATTGGTGCGGAGTTGGCAAAGAGGCTTGCAGGATTCAACAGGACCACGGCGGTGTTGTACCAAAGGCATATCTGGTTTGTGGTGTTGTACCCGGCGATACCATGGGTCACTTTTGAAGGCCGGGAGTACTATTTCAAAGCACCAGAAGAGGCTAATGACTTTATAAGGGATCAAAAACTGGGCGAGAACTGAGAGTTGGTGTGAGATGGAGGagctgcatctgtaaaggttggaggTTATGATTGTTGTGTcttgccagggggtggggggttttctTTTCTTTAGTTTGTTTATATTATTGTACTTCGGGGAGTTATAAGTTTGTACGGGGgttgcccccctccctccactgtctTGTGATGTTTTTCTTTTTGAGGGGGTTGTTaagttctggtgcttggccggtcgGAATAAGTGCTTTGGAGACCGTCTAGTCCGTGACTAGTTAAATGTTTTTTTGTTGGGGAACTGTGTATGTAAGCCACGTTGtctgggtttggttgttggttgggtgggtgttatcTGTTCTGTTGttctttttcctcttgaaaattatATACAccataataaaatatatatttttaaaaatgttttattttaaacaaTAACGTGGATTAGATAACCATAAGAAAATTATCAAAATCTACTAACTGTTATAAACTTtctaagagctactacaaatgtGACTATCCAATACGACAACTATCTCCAGGCTCCCCGAGGTAAagtggttgttctctactgccacctgctggttggaggtcatatcgATCACTATTTACATGATTACTTATGCATGTCATCACAGGGTGGTCTGTGACTTTGGTTGTTCTTTATCTTTGGGTGGTGGCGGGCCTTCAAGCAGAAGCTGCCtcgctggcaggtaatgctggtgatggaggtgaggtggtggaggagatCGGGAGaggtggccaggtggtgggggtggggggaatgcgaCGTGGCAGAGTTGGAGACTGTGTGTGGTCACAGACAAAGTGGGGGGCATCTTGGATTTAGAATGGCATTCCAGGAGGCAGAGCCAGAGGGAGATGACGATGGATGGTAGAGGGGAGTTCAGGCGTGAGTCTCCAGTAAGAATTGTAATGTGGAGCATCTGGGGGTTAAATGGGCCGATTAAGAGGTCCTGGGTTTTTgcgcacctgaggagtttgaaggaggAGGTGAACTTCTTACAGGAGACACATCTCCAGGTGAAGGATCAGTTAAGTTggaaaagggatgggtgggacaggtatTCTACTCTGGGCTTGACAAAGTTActggcggtggccattttgtttgtaaaaatattttattaaggcatttatagaaacaacaaacacaacaagtaccgcgggttctgtgacaaaattgaaaagtaatcaaggaatatgtaggttttaactgcacgggtgaggtgtcaaagtcGGTTGTCTGGGAGGTTATAAAGGCAGtgatgaggggtgaggtgatcctGTTCAAGGCTGGTcaagacaaagaggagaggttggaatgtcagagggtaatagatgagatgctggaggtagacaggaggtatgcagaagatagggaccaagcgcagttggaaaagaggaaggaacgccaggcgagctttgaccgactatctaccaggaatgCGGTAcgttgaggcgagcaagggggcagtttacgagcatggagagaaggtggggcgtatgttggcgggtcagctccatagggaggctgcggcaagggaaattgtccaggtgcgggacagggcagggaagttgctggtagctccagatcagattaacaaggactttaaggaattctatgagaggttgtacaggtcagagccacctgggggaggccgggagatgcaggaatttctagatgggctggagtacccgaggttaggagagggggacagggctacattagaggggcgatagtggagcaggagataaaagatgcgattgggaggttgcagtcggggaaagtggcaaggccggatgggtttccggtggaatattattttaaaaattcaaaaataagctggtaccgctgaAGAGGAGGCGATGTGAAAGGGGGTGTTactacaaactttggggcagacatcgatttccctgttacttagttacttaagaaagataaggacccgacggagtgtgggtcgtataggcccatatcacttttaaacgtgggtgcaaagatattggcgaaggtactggcgggtaggttggaggagtgcttcccaaaggtgatagatgaagatcagacggggtttgtgagagggaggcagctgtttccgaacattaggagggtattgaacgtcgttatggcaccggcagaggggaaggaaacagaggtggttgtggcattgggtaGAACTTATGGCAGTtctagagcggtttggaattggatccagatttgtggactgggtaaagctactatataaggagcggAGGGCCTGTAACCGCACAAATAACAttagctcagaatactttcctctccaccgtgggacttgGCAGGGATGTCCTTTGTCTTcccccccccttgctgtttgcacttgtgattgagccattggccatcgcattaagaagttcgggggtatggaaagggaaagTGCTGGGggtggatagagcatagggtg encodes:
- the extl2 gene encoding exostosin-like 2 encodes the protein MRFTRRLFGGRTLPSYLVMAVLIVFIVGAALTMLLPKVVESGAVVDRREQVYQRTDAQNSFTIIMQSYNRTDLLLKLLNHYQAIPNLHKIIVVWNSVGIKVPKDLWDSLGPHPIPVIFKEQTVNRMRNRLEPILELETKAVLMLDDDILISAYDLDFAYSVWQQFPDQIVGFVPRKHVTTSSGIYSYGSFELQNALGGSGDHYSMVLIGAAFFHASYLEKFKVQLPAVHSLIDKTQNCDDIAMNFIVAKHTGKPSGVFVKPVDMRNLEKDSNSGFNGMWHRAEHLLQRSWCLNQLAAIYGGMPLKYSNIMISQFGFPNYANHKTKS